A stretch of the Excalfactoria chinensis isolate bCotChi1 chromosome 25, bCotChi1.hap2, whole genome shotgun sequence genome encodes the following:
- the LOC140262554 gene encoding glycerol-3-phosphate acyltransferase 2, mitochondrial-like isoform X2 codes for MRAWFSDSGRRVEVFIPSRRWLRPLMGRCCQACTPRSWDGFYHAHLSSLGFRSATWVTEEDTRYRGWLVRRICFVLAIGGWKVLNNIPGDLLERVCRNKRVQDLAASKACGCRGERKFQQQCKEKVLGILAGIQAPLCLPMLRLCCWALLRFLSRLFLSVQLHRGQLEMVLKAARTPSVPLVFLSTHKSQLDGMLLSFLLFSQGLGVPRVTVGNLICSSRLRALLRCLGAVFLPTAVEQALHDHDGELPVAVLASYLEEALRSQQPLVIFLEEPCAPWHLSGPARAWLALLYRAMQDSAVPDVLLVPVGIAYDCTPDRFCRDGEQSAQPLSLGACLWAACRALCRCFGCARVDLAQPFSLQEFVAKSLICRSSMGKPLEELLPTILGMLQPDYSRADGPEHRMTTSSEAEEEMMVTKLGLHALTDATVCSAVTAVGITSALLLHKHRKCVRLSQLMVDFAWLLEETLLRQHDVSFSGQLRALVLHSLALLRDHVTLYYLAPFGDIVVVIKDSAETRWELSRHSAQLVPIFASEAVGACAIRALLLELLPFVGEAPCPSSITFSEDELHQKILALLQLLPPSLLGLKPCQPLDCQSQDVLDKLVLCRLLEAEEEGERYLCDVSSRGCSTTPRWTNLDFSDSDSDDNHCKRCFRICKPKDSPGFLLFFCHLLSPVLATYVRAVAFLEQHNWPQPEATCARALQQFLAEDGLGEREHDGGGPPAPVVLWVEQGRGAALGTSLFPERPMWSLALSTLQSFKNIGVLKERPSPSGPLLQLVQPFCSSEGREKLRDFLEQFMQL; via the exons ATGAGGGCCTGGTTCTCCGACTCGGGACGAAGAGTGGAAGTTTTCATCCCCTCTCGGCGCTGGCTCCGGCCGCTCATGGGGCGCTGCTGCCAGGCCTGTACCCCGAGGAGCTGG gATGGATTCTACCACGCACATCTCTCCTCCCTCGGCTTTCGCAGTGCCACCTGGGTGACAGAGGAGGACACCAG GTACCGGGGCTGGCTGGTGCGACGGATCTGCTTTGTCCTGGCTATAGGAGGCTGGAAAGTGCTCAACAACATCCCCGGAGACCTCCTGGAGAGAGTCTGCAGGAATAAGAG GGTGCAGGACCTCGCTGCCAGCAAGGCATGTGGCTGCAGAGGGGAGAGAAAGttccagcagcagtgcaagGAGAAAGTCCTTGGGATCCTAGCTGGGATCCAGGCCCCGCTctgtcttcccatgctcag gctgtgctgctgggcctTGCTCCGCTTCTTGAGCCGCCTCTTCCTCAGTGTTCAGCTGCACCGGGGGCAGCTGGAGATGGTGCTGAAGGCTGCCAGGACG cccagcGTGCCACTGGTTTTCCTCTCCACCCACAAGTCCCAGCTGGATGGGatgctcctttccttcctcctcttctcccaggGCCTGGGGGTGCCCAGGGTGACGGTGGGCAACTTGATCTGCAGCTCTCGCCTGCG GGCCTTGCTTCGCTGCCTGGGAGCAGTGttcctgcccacagcagtggAGCAGGCGTTGCATGACCACGATGGAGAGCTCCCAGTGGCTGTGCTGGCCTCG TACCTCGAGGAGGCGTTGAGGAGCCAGCAGCCTCTTGTGATCTTCCTGGAGGAGCCCTGTGCCCCGTGGCACCTCTCCGGCCCTGCCCGTGCATGGCTGGCACTGCTGTACCGCGCCATGCAGGACAGTGCTGTGCCTGACGTCCTCCTGGTCCCTGTGGGCATTGCCTATGACTGCACCCCTGACAGattctgcagggatggagag CAGAGTGCTCAGCCTCTCAGCCTTGGGgcctgcctctgggctgcatgCCGAGCCCTGTGCCGATGCTTTGGCTGTGCTCGTGTGGACTTGGCCCAGCCCTTCTCCTTGCAG GAGTTTGTGGCAAAAAGCCTCATCTGCCGCAGCAGCATGGGGAAGCcactggaggagctgctgcccaccATCCTCGGCATGCT CCAGCCAGACTACAGCAGGGCAGATGGTCCAGAGCACAGAATGACCACCAGCTCAGAGGCAGAAGAGGAAATGATGGTGACCAAGCTGGGCCTGCATGCTCTGACTg ATGccactgtgtgctctgctgtCACAGCGGTGGGGATcacatcagcactgctgctgcacaagCACCGCAAG TGTGTGCGTCTCTCCCAGCTCATGGTGGACTTTGCATGGCTGCTGGAGGAGACGCTACTGCGGCAGCACGATGTGAGCTTTTCAGGGCAGCTCCGTGCCCTGGTGCTGCACAGCCTGGCCCTACTCAGAGACCACGTCACCCTCTACTACCTTGCACCCTTCGGTGACATTGTGGTGGTCATCAAGGACTCGGCAGAGACACGGTGGGAGCTGAGCCGCCACAGTGCCCAACTTGTGCCCATCTTCGCCAGTGAGGCAGTGGGAG cctgTGCCATCCGTGccttgctgctggagctgctgcccttTGTGGGGGAGGCCCCCTGTCCCTCCAGCATCACCTTCAGTGAAGAcgagctgcatcaaaagatcctggcactgctgcagctgttgcCCCCCAGCCTGCTGGGGCTGAAG CCCTGTCAGCCCCTTGACTGCCAGAGCCAGGATGTCTTGGACAAGCTGgtgctgtgcaggctgctggAGGCTGAAGAG GAGGGCGAGCGCTATCTCTGCGATGTGTCCTCACGGGGATGCAGCACGACACCGCGCTGGACCAACCTTGACttcagtgacagtgacagtgatgACAACCACTGCAAACGCTGCTTCAGG ATTTGCAAGCCCAAGGACTCACCcggcttcctcctcttcttctgtcACCTCCTCAGCCCTGTACTGGCGACCTATGTGCGAGCAGTGGCTTTCCTGGAGCAACACAACTGGCCCCAGCCTG AAGCCACATGTGCACGTgcactgcagcagttcctggcaGAGGATGGTTTGGGTGAGCGGGAGCACGATGGTGGGGGTCCTCCTGCCCCAGTTGTGCTGTGGGTGGAACAGGGGCGGGGGGCAGCTTTGGGGACTTCTCTCTTTCCAGAGCGCCCCATGTGGAGCCTGGCGCTGAGCACACTGCAGAGCTTCAAGAACATAGGG GTGCTGAAGGAGAGGCCGAGCCCTTCGGGGCCCCTTCTGCAGCTCGTGCAGCCCTTCTGCTCCAGTGAGGGCCGGGAGAAGCTGCGAGACTTCCTGGAGCAGTTCATGCAGCTGTAG
- the LOC140262554 gene encoding glycerol-3-phosphate acyltransferase 2, mitochondrial-like isoform X1 — protein MRAWFSDSGRRVEVFIPSRRWLRPLMGRCCQACTPRSWDGFYHAHLSSLGFRSATWVTEEDTRYRGWLVRRICFVLAIGGWKVLNNIPGDLLERVCRNKRVQDLAASKACGCRGERKFQQQCKEKVLGILAGIQAPLCLPMLRLCCWALLRFLSRLFLSVQLHRGQLEMVLKAARTPSVPLVFLSTHKSQLDGMLLSFLLFSQGLGVPRVTVGNLICSSRLRALLRCLGAVFLPTAVEQALHDHDGELPVAVLASYLEEALRSQQPLVIFLEEPCAPWHLSGPARAWLALLYRAMQDSAVPDVLLVPVGIAYDCTPDRFCRDGEVRLCAAPHLGVGASLLSPHSCFLRSPPQQSAQPLSLGACLWAACRALCRCFGCARVDLAQPFSLQEFVAKSLICRSSMGKPLEELLPTILGMLQPDYSRADGPEHRMTTSSEAEEEMMVTKLGLHALTDATVCSAVTAVGITSALLLHKHRKCVRLSQLMVDFAWLLEETLLRQHDVSFSGQLRALVLHSLALLRDHVTLYYLAPFGDIVVVIKDSAETRWELSRHSAQLVPIFASEAVGACAIRALLLELLPFVGEAPCPSSITFSEDELHQKILALLQLLPPSLLGLKPCQPLDCQSQDVLDKLVLCRLLEAEEEGERYLCDVSSRGCSTTPRWTNLDFSDSDSDDNHCKRCFRICKPKDSPGFLLFFCHLLSPVLATYVRAVAFLEQHNWPQPEATCARALQQFLAEDGLGEREHDGGGPPAPVVLWVEQGRGAALGTSLFPERPMWSLALSTLQSFKNIGVLKERPSPSGPLLQLVQPFCSSEGREKLRDFLEQFMQL, from the exons ATGAGGGCCTGGTTCTCCGACTCGGGACGAAGAGTGGAAGTTTTCATCCCCTCTCGGCGCTGGCTCCGGCCGCTCATGGGGCGCTGCTGCCAGGCCTGTACCCCGAGGAGCTGG gATGGATTCTACCACGCACATCTCTCCTCCCTCGGCTTTCGCAGTGCCACCTGGGTGACAGAGGAGGACACCAG GTACCGGGGCTGGCTGGTGCGACGGATCTGCTTTGTCCTGGCTATAGGAGGCTGGAAAGTGCTCAACAACATCCCCGGAGACCTCCTGGAGAGAGTCTGCAGGAATAAGAG GGTGCAGGACCTCGCTGCCAGCAAGGCATGTGGCTGCAGAGGGGAGAGAAAGttccagcagcagtgcaagGAGAAAGTCCTTGGGATCCTAGCTGGGATCCAGGCCCCGCTctgtcttcccatgctcag gctgtgctgctgggcctTGCTCCGCTTCTTGAGCCGCCTCTTCCTCAGTGTTCAGCTGCACCGGGGGCAGCTGGAGATGGTGCTGAAGGCTGCCAGGACG cccagcGTGCCACTGGTTTTCCTCTCCACCCACAAGTCCCAGCTGGATGGGatgctcctttccttcctcctcttctcccaggGCCTGGGGGTGCCCAGGGTGACGGTGGGCAACTTGATCTGCAGCTCTCGCCTGCG GGCCTTGCTTCGCTGCCTGGGAGCAGTGttcctgcccacagcagtggAGCAGGCGTTGCATGACCACGATGGAGAGCTCCCAGTGGCTGTGCTGGCCTCG TACCTCGAGGAGGCGTTGAGGAGCCAGCAGCCTCTTGTGATCTTCCTGGAGGAGCCCTGTGCCCCGTGGCACCTCTCCGGCCCTGCCCGTGCATGGCTGGCACTGCTGTACCGCGCCATGCAGGACAGTGCTGTGCCTGACGTCCTCCTGGTCCCTGTGGGCATTGCCTATGACTGCACCCCTGACAGattctgcagggatggagaggTGAGACTGTGTGCAGCACCCCATCTGGGGGTGGGGGCATCCCTGCTGTCACCCCATTCATGCTTCCTTCGCTCTCCCCCCCAGCAGAGTGCTCAGCCTCTCAGCCTTGGGgcctgcctctgggctgcatgCCGAGCCCTGTGCCGATGCTTTGGCTGTGCTCGTGTGGACTTGGCCCAGCCCTTCTCCTTGCAG GAGTTTGTGGCAAAAAGCCTCATCTGCCGCAGCAGCATGGGGAAGCcactggaggagctgctgcccaccATCCTCGGCATGCT CCAGCCAGACTACAGCAGGGCAGATGGTCCAGAGCACAGAATGACCACCAGCTCAGAGGCAGAAGAGGAAATGATGGTGACCAAGCTGGGCCTGCATGCTCTGACTg ATGccactgtgtgctctgctgtCACAGCGGTGGGGATcacatcagcactgctgctgcacaagCACCGCAAG TGTGTGCGTCTCTCCCAGCTCATGGTGGACTTTGCATGGCTGCTGGAGGAGACGCTACTGCGGCAGCACGATGTGAGCTTTTCAGGGCAGCTCCGTGCCCTGGTGCTGCACAGCCTGGCCCTACTCAGAGACCACGTCACCCTCTACTACCTTGCACCCTTCGGTGACATTGTGGTGGTCATCAAGGACTCGGCAGAGACACGGTGGGAGCTGAGCCGCCACAGTGCCCAACTTGTGCCCATCTTCGCCAGTGAGGCAGTGGGAG cctgTGCCATCCGTGccttgctgctggagctgctgcccttTGTGGGGGAGGCCCCCTGTCCCTCCAGCATCACCTTCAGTGAAGAcgagctgcatcaaaagatcctggcactgctgcagctgttgcCCCCCAGCCTGCTGGGGCTGAAG CCCTGTCAGCCCCTTGACTGCCAGAGCCAGGATGTCTTGGACAAGCTGgtgctgtgcaggctgctggAGGCTGAAGAG GAGGGCGAGCGCTATCTCTGCGATGTGTCCTCACGGGGATGCAGCACGACACCGCGCTGGACCAACCTTGACttcagtgacagtgacagtgatgACAACCACTGCAAACGCTGCTTCAGG ATTTGCAAGCCCAAGGACTCACCcggcttcctcctcttcttctgtcACCTCCTCAGCCCTGTACTGGCGACCTATGTGCGAGCAGTGGCTTTCCTGGAGCAACACAACTGGCCCCAGCCTG AAGCCACATGTGCACGTgcactgcagcagttcctggcaGAGGATGGTTTGGGTGAGCGGGAGCACGATGGTGGGGGTCCTCCTGCCCCAGTTGTGCTGTGGGTGGAACAGGGGCGGGGGGCAGCTTTGGGGACTTCTCTCTTTCCAGAGCGCCCCATGTGGAGCCTGGCGCTGAGCACACTGCAGAGCTTCAAGAACATAGGG GTGCTGAAGGAGAGGCCGAGCCCTTCGGGGCCCCTTCTGCAGCTCGTGCAGCCCTTCTGCTCCAGTGAGGGCCGGGAGAAGCTGCGAGACTTCCTGGAGCAGTTCATGCAGCTGTAG
- the LOC140262554 gene encoding glycerol-3-phosphate acyltransferase 2, mitochondrial-like isoform X4, whose protein sequence is MRAWFSDSGRRVEVFIPSRRWLRPLMGRCCQACTPRSWDGFYHAHLSSLGFRSATWVTEEDTRYRGWLVRRICFVLAIGGWKVLNNIPGDLLERVCRNKRVQDLAASKACGCRGERKFQQQCKEKVLGILAGIQAPLCLPMLRLCCWALLRFLSRLFLSVQLHRGQLEMVLKAARTPSVPLVFLSTHKSQLDGMLLSFLLFSQGLGVPRVTVGNLICSSRLRALLRCLGAVFLPTAVEQALHDHDGELPVAVLASYLEEALRSQQPLVIFLEEPCAPWHLSGPARAWLALLYRAMQDSAVPDVLLVPVGIAYDCTPDRFCRDGEVRLCAAPHLGVGASLLSPHSCFLRSPPQQSAQPLSLGACLWAACRALCRCFGCARVDLAQPFSLQEFVAKSLICRSSMGKPLEELLPTILGMLQPDYSRADGPEHRMTTSSEAEEEMMVTKLGLHALTDATVCSAVTAVGITSALLLHKHRKCVRLSQLMVDFAWLLEETLLRQHDVSFSGQLRALVLHSLALLRDHVTLYYLAPFGDIVVVIKDSAETRWELSRHSAQLVPIFASEAVGACAIRALLLELLPFVGEAPCPSSITFSEDELHQKILALLQLLPPSLLGLKPCQPLDCQSQDVLDKLVLCRLLEAEEEGERYLCDVSSRGCSTTPRWTNLDFSDSDSDDNHCKRCFRICKPKDSPGFLLFFCHLLSPVLATYVRAVAFLEQHNWPQPEATCARALQQFLAEDGLERPMWSLALSTLQSFKNIGVLKERPSPSGPLLQLVQPFCSSEGREKLRDFLEQFMQL, encoded by the exons ATGAGGGCCTGGTTCTCCGACTCGGGACGAAGAGTGGAAGTTTTCATCCCCTCTCGGCGCTGGCTCCGGCCGCTCATGGGGCGCTGCTGCCAGGCCTGTACCCCGAGGAGCTGG gATGGATTCTACCACGCACATCTCTCCTCCCTCGGCTTTCGCAGTGCCACCTGGGTGACAGAGGAGGACACCAG GTACCGGGGCTGGCTGGTGCGACGGATCTGCTTTGTCCTGGCTATAGGAGGCTGGAAAGTGCTCAACAACATCCCCGGAGACCTCCTGGAGAGAGTCTGCAGGAATAAGAG GGTGCAGGACCTCGCTGCCAGCAAGGCATGTGGCTGCAGAGGGGAGAGAAAGttccagcagcagtgcaagGAGAAAGTCCTTGGGATCCTAGCTGGGATCCAGGCCCCGCTctgtcttcccatgctcag gctgtgctgctgggcctTGCTCCGCTTCTTGAGCCGCCTCTTCCTCAGTGTTCAGCTGCACCGGGGGCAGCTGGAGATGGTGCTGAAGGCTGCCAGGACG cccagcGTGCCACTGGTTTTCCTCTCCACCCACAAGTCCCAGCTGGATGGGatgctcctttccttcctcctcttctcccaggGCCTGGGGGTGCCCAGGGTGACGGTGGGCAACTTGATCTGCAGCTCTCGCCTGCG GGCCTTGCTTCGCTGCCTGGGAGCAGTGttcctgcccacagcagtggAGCAGGCGTTGCATGACCACGATGGAGAGCTCCCAGTGGCTGTGCTGGCCTCG TACCTCGAGGAGGCGTTGAGGAGCCAGCAGCCTCTTGTGATCTTCCTGGAGGAGCCCTGTGCCCCGTGGCACCTCTCCGGCCCTGCCCGTGCATGGCTGGCACTGCTGTACCGCGCCATGCAGGACAGTGCTGTGCCTGACGTCCTCCTGGTCCCTGTGGGCATTGCCTATGACTGCACCCCTGACAGattctgcagggatggagaggTGAGACTGTGTGCAGCACCCCATCTGGGGGTGGGGGCATCCCTGCTGTCACCCCATTCATGCTTCCTTCGCTCTCCCCCCCAGCAGAGTGCTCAGCCTCTCAGCCTTGGGgcctgcctctgggctgcatgCCGAGCCCTGTGCCGATGCTTTGGCTGTGCTCGTGTGGACTTGGCCCAGCCCTTCTCCTTGCAG GAGTTTGTGGCAAAAAGCCTCATCTGCCGCAGCAGCATGGGGAAGCcactggaggagctgctgcccaccATCCTCGGCATGCT CCAGCCAGACTACAGCAGGGCAGATGGTCCAGAGCACAGAATGACCACCAGCTCAGAGGCAGAAGAGGAAATGATGGTGACCAAGCTGGGCCTGCATGCTCTGACTg ATGccactgtgtgctctgctgtCACAGCGGTGGGGATcacatcagcactgctgctgcacaagCACCGCAAG TGTGTGCGTCTCTCCCAGCTCATGGTGGACTTTGCATGGCTGCTGGAGGAGACGCTACTGCGGCAGCACGATGTGAGCTTTTCAGGGCAGCTCCGTGCCCTGGTGCTGCACAGCCTGGCCCTACTCAGAGACCACGTCACCCTCTACTACCTTGCACCCTTCGGTGACATTGTGGTGGTCATCAAGGACTCGGCAGAGACACGGTGGGAGCTGAGCCGCCACAGTGCCCAACTTGTGCCCATCTTCGCCAGTGAGGCAGTGGGAG cctgTGCCATCCGTGccttgctgctggagctgctgcccttTGTGGGGGAGGCCCCCTGTCCCTCCAGCATCACCTTCAGTGAAGAcgagctgcatcaaaagatcctggcactgctgcagctgttgcCCCCCAGCCTGCTGGGGCTGAAG CCCTGTCAGCCCCTTGACTGCCAGAGCCAGGATGTCTTGGACAAGCTGgtgctgtgcaggctgctggAGGCTGAAGAG GAGGGCGAGCGCTATCTCTGCGATGTGTCCTCACGGGGATGCAGCACGACACCGCGCTGGACCAACCTTGACttcagtgacagtgacagtgatgACAACCACTGCAAACGCTGCTTCAGG ATTTGCAAGCCCAAGGACTCACCcggcttcctcctcttcttctgtcACCTCCTCAGCCCTGTACTGGCGACCTATGTGCGAGCAGTGGCTTTCCTGGAGCAACACAACTGGCCCCAGCCTG AAGCCACATGTGCACGTgcactgcagcagttcctggcaGAGGATGGTTTGG AGCGCCCCATGTGGAGCCTGGCGCTGAGCACACTGCAGAGCTTCAAGAACATAGGG GTGCTGAAGGAGAGGCCGAGCCCTTCGGGGCCCCTTCTGCAGCTCGTGCAGCCCTTCTGCTCCAGTGAGGGCCGGGAGAAGCTGCGAGACTTCCTGGAGCAGTTCATGCAGCTGTAG
- the LOC140262554 gene encoding glycerol-3-phosphate acyltransferase 2, mitochondrial-like isoform X8 has product MLKRGWRWEAESERRQKYRGWLVRRICFVLAIGGWKVLNNIPGDLLERVCRNKRVQDLAASKACGCRGERKFQQQCKEKVLGILAGIQAPLCLPMLRLCCWALLRFLSRLFLSVQLHRGQLEMVLKAARTPSVPLVFLSTHKSQLDGMLLSFLLFSQGLGVPRVTVGNLICSSRLRALLRCLGAVFLPTAVEQALHDHDGELPVAVLASYLEEALRSQQPLVIFLEEPCAPWHLSGPARAWLALLYRAMQDSAVPDVLLVPVGIAYDCTPDRFCRDGESAQPLSLGACLWAACRALCRCFGCARVDLAQPFSLQEFVAKSLICRSSMGKPLEELLPTILGMLQPDYSRADGPEHRMTTSSEAEEEMMVTKLGLHALTDATVCSAVTAVGITSALLLHKHRKCVRLSQLMVDFAWLLEETLLRQHDVSFSGQLRALVLHSLALLRDHVTLYYLAPFGDIVVVIKDSAETRWELSRHSAQLVPIFASEAVGACAIRALLLELLPFVGEAPCPSSITFSEDELHQKILALLQLLPPSLLGLKPCQPLDCQSQDVLDKLVLCRLLEAEEEGERYLCDVSSRGCSTTPRWTNLDFSDSDSDDNHCKRCFRICKPKDSPGFLLFFCHLLSPVLATYVRAVAFLEQHNWPQPEATCARALQQFLAEDGLGEREHDGGGPPAPVVLWVEQGRGAALGTSLFPERPMWSLALSTLQSFKNIGVLKERPSPSGPLLQLVQPFCSSEGREKLRDFLEQFMQL; this is encoded by the exons ATGCTGAAGAGAGGCTGGAGATGGGAGGCTGAGAGCGAAAGGAGACAGAA GTACCGGGGCTGGCTGGTGCGACGGATCTGCTTTGTCCTGGCTATAGGAGGCTGGAAAGTGCTCAACAACATCCCCGGAGACCTCCTGGAGAGAGTCTGCAGGAATAAGAG GGTGCAGGACCTCGCTGCCAGCAAGGCATGTGGCTGCAGAGGGGAGAGAAAGttccagcagcagtgcaagGAGAAAGTCCTTGGGATCCTAGCTGGGATCCAGGCCCCGCTctgtcttcccatgctcag gctgtgctgctgggcctTGCTCCGCTTCTTGAGCCGCCTCTTCCTCAGTGTTCAGCTGCACCGGGGGCAGCTGGAGATGGTGCTGAAGGCTGCCAGGACG cccagcGTGCCACTGGTTTTCCTCTCCACCCACAAGTCCCAGCTGGATGGGatgctcctttccttcctcctcttctcccaggGCCTGGGGGTGCCCAGGGTGACGGTGGGCAACTTGATCTGCAGCTCTCGCCTGCG GGCCTTGCTTCGCTGCCTGGGAGCAGTGttcctgcccacagcagtggAGCAGGCGTTGCATGACCACGATGGAGAGCTCCCAGTGGCTGTGCTGGCCTCG TACCTCGAGGAGGCGTTGAGGAGCCAGCAGCCTCTTGTGATCTTCCTGGAGGAGCCCTGTGCCCCGTGGCACCTCTCCGGCCCTGCCCGTGCATGGCTGGCACTGCTGTACCGCGCCATGCAGGACAGTGCTGTGCCTGACGTCCTCCTGGTCCCTGTGGGCATTGCCTATGACTGCACCCCTGACAGattctgcagggatggagag AGTGCTCAGCCTCTCAGCCTTGGGgcctgcctctgggctgcatgCCGAGCCCTGTGCCGATGCTTTGGCTGTGCTCGTGTGGACTTGGCCCAGCCCTTCTCCTTGCAG GAGTTTGTGGCAAAAAGCCTCATCTGCCGCAGCAGCATGGGGAAGCcactggaggagctgctgcccaccATCCTCGGCATGCT CCAGCCAGACTACAGCAGGGCAGATGGTCCAGAGCACAGAATGACCACCAGCTCAGAGGCAGAAGAGGAAATGATGGTGACCAAGCTGGGCCTGCATGCTCTGACTg ATGccactgtgtgctctgctgtCACAGCGGTGGGGATcacatcagcactgctgctgcacaagCACCGCAAG TGTGTGCGTCTCTCCCAGCTCATGGTGGACTTTGCATGGCTGCTGGAGGAGACGCTACTGCGGCAGCACGATGTGAGCTTTTCAGGGCAGCTCCGTGCCCTGGTGCTGCACAGCCTGGCCCTACTCAGAGACCACGTCACCCTCTACTACCTTGCACCCTTCGGTGACATTGTGGTGGTCATCAAGGACTCGGCAGAGACACGGTGGGAGCTGAGCCGCCACAGTGCCCAACTTGTGCCCATCTTCGCCAGTGAGGCAGTGGGAG cctgTGCCATCCGTGccttgctgctggagctgctgcccttTGTGGGGGAGGCCCCCTGTCCCTCCAGCATCACCTTCAGTGAAGAcgagctgcatcaaaagatcctggcactgctgcagctgttgcCCCCCAGCCTGCTGGGGCTGAAG CCCTGTCAGCCCCTTGACTGCCAGAGCCAGGATGTCTTGGACAAGCTGgtgctgtgcaggctgctggAGGCTGAAGAG GAGGGCGAGCGCTATCTCTGCGATGTGTCCTCACGGGGATGCAGCACGACACCGCGCTGGACCAACCTTGACttcagtgacagtgacagtgatgACAACCACTGCAAACGCTGCTTCAGG ATTTGCAAGCCCAAGGACTCACCcggcttcctcctcttcttctgtcACCTCCTCAGCCCTGTACTGGCGACCTATGTGCGAGCAGTGGCTTTCCTGGAGCAACACAACTGGCCCCAGCCTG AAGCCACATGTGCACGTgcactgcagcagttcctggcaGAGGATGGTTTGGGTGAGCGGGAGCACGATGGTGGGGGTCCTCCTGCCCCAGTTGTGCTGTGGGTGGAACAGGGGCGGGGGGCAGCTTTGGGGACTTCTCTCTTTCCAGAGCGCCCCATGTGGAGCCTGGCGCTGAGCACACTGCAGAGCTTCAAGAACATAGGG GTGCTGAAGGAGAGGCCGAGCCCTTCGGGGCCCCTTCTGCAGCTCGTGCAGCCCTTCTGCTCCAGTGAGGGCCGGGAGAAGCTGCGAGACTTCCTGGAGCAGTTCATGCAGCTGTAG